One window of the Amycolatopsis mediterranei genome contains the following:
- a CDS encoding FAD-dependent monooxygenase — protein MHDVVIVGAGPVGLFLACELGLAGCSVLVLEREPEPRTPWRSFPLGMRGLSGGSVEAFYRRGMLAPLLAASGVDERPVTDEPAPPRSAGHFAGTPVDPADVDLARLPYRLPSPALDGIMTSLEAVETVLAERADKLGVEIRRGVPVTAITQDAPVAVAWAGEQEYPARWLVGCDGGRSTVRRLAGFEFAGTEPQLTGYLALVTLAEPGLLAPGFTVTPQGMYLTMSEPGHLGVMDFDGGAYDRSRPPAREHLQSVLRRVSGTDVMIGEVHFASTFTDRAKQATTYRRDRILLAGDAAHIHSPLGGQGLNLGLGDAMNLGWKLAATVAERAPAGLLDTYTAERHPVGAWVLDWSRAQVATMRPDPHSRAIRSVVRDLLATRDGTTYVFERTSGTSLHYDLGEPGLAGHNAPDFALANGTRVGDLLQDGLGVALDFGVDGPLREVVLRYRDRIRYVAGPARDHLGFGAVLVRPDGIVAWAGDRVPDPGSFERAVRRWFST, from the coding sequence ATGCACGACGTGGTGATCGTGGGAGCCGGCCCGGTCGGTCTGTTCCTGGCCTGCGAGCTCGGCCTCGCGGGCTGTTCGGTGTTGGTGCTCGAACGGGAGCCGGAGCCGCGGACCCCGTGGCGGAGCTTCCCGCTCGGCATGCGGGGCCTGTCGGGCGGCTCGGTCGAGGCGTTCTACCGACGCGGGATGCTGGCGCCGCTGCTGGCGGCGTCCGGTGTGGACGAACGGCCGGTCACGGACGAGCCGGCCCCGCCGCGGTCGGCCGGCCACTTCGCCGGAACGCCCGTCGACCCGGCCGACGTCGACCTCGCCCGCCTGCCGTACCGGCTGCCCAGCCCGGCGCTGGACGGCATCATGACCAGTCTCGAGGCGGTGGAGACGGTCCTGGCCGAGCGGGCGGACAAGCTCGGTGTCGAGATCCGCCGCGGCGTCCCGGTCACGGCGATCACCCAGGACGCCCCGGTGGCGGTCGCCTGGGCCGGCGAGCAGGAATACCCGGCCCGCTGGCTGGTCGGCTGCGACGGCGGCCGCAGCACGGTCCGGCGGCTGGCGGGCTTCGAGTTCGCCGGCACCGAGCCGCAGCTGACCGGCTACCTCGCGCTGGTCACGCTGGCCGAGCCCGGTCTCCTCGCTCCGGGCTTCACCGTGACCCCGCAGGGCATGTACCTGACGATGTCCGAGCCGGGCCACCTGGGCGTCATGGACTTCGACGGCGGCGCGTACGACCGTTCCCGGCCGCCGGCCCGCGAGCACCTCCAGTCGGTGCTGCGCCGCGTGTCCGGCACCGACGTGATGATCGGTGAAGTCCACTTCGCCTCCACGTTCACCGACCGCGCGAAGCAGGCGACCACGTACCGCCGCGACCGCATCCTGCTGGCCGGAGACGCGGCGCACATCCACTCGCCGTTGGGTGGCCAGGGCCTGAACCTCGGCCTCGGCGACGCGATGAACCTGGGCTGGAAGCTCGCGGCCACGGTGGCCGAGCGCGCCCCTGCGGGCCTGCTCGACACGTACACGGCCGAACGCCACCCGGTCGGCGCGTGGGTGCTCGACTGGTCACGGGCCCAGGTGGCGACCATGCGCCCGGACCCCCATTCCCGCGCGATCCGGTCCGTGGTCCGCGATCTGCTGGCCACCCGCGACGGCACGACGTACGTCTTCGAGCGCACCAGCGGTACTTCGCTGCACTACGACCTGGGCGAACCTGGCCTGGCCGGCCACAACGCCCCGGACTTCGCGCTGGCCAACGGAACCCGCGTCGGCGACCTGCTGCAGGACGGCCTCGGCGTCGCGCTCGACTTCGGCGTGGACGGGCCCCTACGGGAGGTGGTGCTGCGGTACCGCGACCGGATCCGGTACGTGGCCGGCCCGGCGCGCGACCACCTGGGCTTCGGCGCGGTGCTGGTCCGGCCGGACGGCATCGTCGCGTGGGCCGGCGACCGCGTCCCGGACCCCGGCTCGTTCGAACGGGCCGTGCGCCGCTGGTTCTCCACCTGA
- a CDS encoding helix-turn-helix transcriptional regulator — MQPLTDGADLLIGRDGELSRLAGWVHDVADGRGRAVLVDGEPGIGKSTLVQAACAIATRAGCQVFRGAGDELGQALPLLPLLDALRITGSASDPRRGAIAGLLQGDTGRGKGADLAAAAAEQLLALVDELCHTGPVVLVVDELQWADRATVAVWGRLARSVRQLPLLLVGVLRPVPRRDDVRALRRIVGPAERLRVGRLTEPAALELVAELAGGKPGDELARLADGAAGNPLYLTELLGALTRSSCLAVDEAGIAELTGGPTPDSLPEAIADRLGFLPEPTRTVLRTAALLGVGFSVADLTIVAEAELTVLLAALDEARAAGVLVAAGDDLAFRHPLIRQALYDELPAGIRVVWHRAAARALADAGAPVERVARQLLPTVSAADAGEPVPRWVVDWLLGAAAPLIGQAPEVAVKLLRRAVRSGDTTTGALSCRLAEALYRVGDFAEAERVAVRALPRALDPELRVDLHTTVTQCRAMTGRSTESLAALNQAAAAPDLPARHRARLLVLTARTHRDLGEVDTAARVATAALAEASDDHWATGWALHVLSLVAMMRGEWTEALPLFERAMATASGDPALTDLGLLLRINQAVTFGALDRYPDALAAAERARERADRAGSVVRLTQAQSALGQLLLGSGRWDDAVAEVDVVPDDLKDPSVACCDHGVAAIIHFHRGETAEAHRHLDVAAPCAERIGGRVVESLTLARSLASEQAGEPDRALAALTAALTAEDEGEGLLGDAVRLAVETGDTATAAEIVARVGVITAGADVPHRQALGRYCRGMADRDAAELLRAADGYRDAGRPLPRAKALEAAAIAFAEAGDRGSARAAFTRTLDLYGTLGAHWDVARLRARFRAFGIRRGPTVKHRQATHGWDSLTPTETKIAGLVLEGLSNPQIATRLFLSPRTVATHVSHILAKLGVHSRIDIAREATRNSASG, encoded by the coding sequence GTGCAACCGCTCACGGACGGTGCTGACCTCCTGATCGGCCGGGACGGTGAGCTGTCCCGGCTCGCGGGCTGGGTGCACGACGTGGCCGACGGCCGCGGGCGCGCGGTCCTGGTGGACGGCGAGCCGGGCATCGGCAAGTCCACCCTCGTCCAGGCCGCCTGCGCGATCGCCACCCGGGCCGGGTGCCAGGTCTTCCGCGGCGCCGGCGACGAACTGGGGCAGGCGCTCCCGCTGCTTCCCCTGCTGGACGCCCTGCGGATCACCGGTTCCGCATCGGATCCCCGGCGCGGGGCCATCGCCGGGCTCCTGCAGGGCGACACCGGCCGTGGCAAGGGCGCGGACCTCGCCGCGGCGGCCGCCGAACAGCTGCTGGCCCTGGTGGACGAGCTGTGCCACACCGGTCCGGTCGTGCTGGTGGTCGACGAGCTGCAGTGGGCCGACCGCGCGACCGTGGCGGTGTGGGGCAGGCTCGCCCGATCGGTCCGGCAGCTGCCACTGCTCCTGGTCGGTGTGCTGCGGCCGGTTCCGCGCCGCGACGACGTCCGCGCGCTGCGGCGGATCGTCGGGCCCGCCGAGCGGCTGCGGGTCGGCAGGCTCACCGAACCGGCGGCGCTCGAGCTGGTGGCGGAGCTGGCCGGCGGCAAGCCGGGCGACGAGCTGGCGCGGCTGGCCGACGGCGCCGCCGGCAACCCGTTGTACCTCACCGAACTGCTCGGGGCGCTGACCCGGAGTTCCTGCCTGGCCGTCGACGAGGCCGGGATCGCCGAGCTGACGGGCGGGCCCACCCCGGATTCGCTGCCGGAAGCAATCGCCGACCGGCTCGGTTTCCTGCCGGAGCCCACGCGGACCGTGCTGCGGACGGCCGCGCTGCTCGGCGTCGGCTTTTCGGTGGCGGACCTGACGATCGTGGCCGAGGCGGAGCTGACCGTTCTCCTGGCCGCGCTGGACGAAGCGCGGGCGGCCGGCGTGCTGGTGGCGGCCGGCGACGACCTGGCGTTCCGGCACCCCCTGATCCGCCAGGCCCTCTACGACGAACTGCCCGCCGGCATCCGGGTCGTCTGGCACCGGGCCGCCGCGCGGGCACTGGCCGACGCCGGTGCCCCGGTCGAGCGGGTCGCCCGCCAGCTGCTGCCCACGGTGTCGGCCGCGGACGCCGGCGAACCGGTGCCCCGCTGGGTCGTGGACTGGCTGCTCGGAGCCGCCGCCCCGCTGATCGGCCAGGCGCCCGAGGTCGCGGTCAAGCTCCTGCGCCGCGCGGTCCGGAGCGGCGACACCACCACCGGAGCGTTGAGCTGCCGGCTGGCCGAGGCGCTCTACCGGGTGGGCGACTTCGCCGAAGCCGAACGCGTCGCCGTCCGCGCACTGCCGCGGGCGCTCGACCCGGAGCTGCGCGTCGACCTGCACACGACGGTGACGCAGTGCCGGGCGATGACCGGCCGGTCCACCGAATCCCTCGCCGCGCTGAACCAGGCCGCGGCCGCACCGGACCTGCCCGCCCGGCACCGGGCGCGGCTGCTCGTGCTCACCGCCCGCACGCACCGCGACCTCGGCGAAGTCGACACCGCCGCCCGGGTCGCCACCGCCGCGCTGGCCGAAGCGAGCGACGACCACTGGGCGACCGGGTGGGCCCTGCACGTGCTGAGCCTGGTGGCGATGATGCGCGGCGAGTGGACCGAAGCGCTGCCGCTGTTCGAGCGCGCGATGGCCACCGCTTCGGGCGACCCTGCGCTCACCGACCTCGGCCTGCTGCTGCGGATCAACCAAGCCGTCACCTTCGGCGCGCTCGACCGCTACCCCGACGCCCTCGCCGCCGCGGAGCGGGCCCGCGAGCGGGCGGACCGCGCCGGCAGCGTGGTGCGGCTGACCCAGGCGCAGAGCGCGCTCGGGCAGCTGCTGCTGGGCAGCGGGCGGTGGGACGACGCCGTGGCGGAGGTGGACGTCGTCCCGGACGACCTCAAGGATCCGAGCGTGGCCTGCTGCGACCACGGCGTGGCCGCGATCATCCACTTCCACCGCGGCGAAACGGCCGAAGCGCACCGGCACCTGGACGTGGCGGCGCCGTGCGCGGAACGCATCGGCGGCCGGGTGGTCGAATCACTGACGCTGGCGCGCAGCCTCGCGTCGGAGCAGGCGGGCGAACCGGACCGGGCCCTCGCCGCGTTGACCGCCGCGCTGACGGCCGAAGACGAAGGCGAAGGCCTGCTCGGGGACGCCGTCCGGCTGGCCGTGGAAACCGGCGACACCGCCACCGCGGCCGAAATCGTGGCGCGGGTCGGCGTGATCACGGCCGGGGCGGACGTCCCGCACCGCCAAGCGCTGGGCCGCTACTGCCGGGGAATGGCCGACCGGGACGCGGCGGAGTTGCTGCGCGCGGCCGACGGTTACCGCGACGCGGGCCGTCCCCTCCCCCGCGCCAAGGCCCTGGAAGCCGCGGCGATCGCGTTCGCCGAGGCCGGCGACCGCGGCTCGGCCCGGGCGGCGTTCACCCGCACGCTGGACCTGTACGGCACCCTGGGCGCGCACTGGGACGTGGCCCGGCTGCGCGCCCGCTTCCGGGCGTTCGGCATCCGGCGTGGCCCGACGGTGAAGCACCGCCAGGCCACGCACGGCTGGGACAGCCTCACGCCGACGGAGACGAAGATCGCCGGCCTGGTGCTGGAAGGGTTGTCGAACCCGCAGATCGCCACGCGGCTGTTCCTGTCCCCGCGTACGGTCGCCACGCACGTCTCGCACATCCTGGCCAAGCTCGGCGTGCATTCCCGCATCGACATCGCCCGGGAAGCAACCCGCAATTCGGCGTCGGGCTAG
- a CDS encoding DUF6328 family protein, producing the protein MKVNEIEPARPLLDELPDAHDQWNFSVRHETPTQRLDRNYAEILQEVRVAQTGVQLLLAFLLTVAFTPRFATLTEFERRVYVAALVLGAAATALLIAPAAFHRLVYQRRLKRQLVEASSRFALCGLTLLMLSIGSALLLILSVTLGPAPAAWFTAGALGWFSLWWFVVPMWSRVRNSGTR; encoded by the coding sequence ATGAAGGTGAACGAGATCGAACCGGCCCGGCCGCTGCTGGACGAGCTCCCGGATGCCCACGACCAGTGGAACTTCTCCGTCCGCCACGAGACGCCGACACAGCGGCTGGACCGCAACTACGCCGAAATACTCCAAGAAGTGCGGGTCGCGCAGACCGGCGTGCAGCTGCTGCTCGCCTTCCTGCTCACCGTCGCCTTCACACCGCGCTTCGCGACGCTCACCGAGTTCGAACGGCGGGTCTACGTGGCCGCACTCGTGCTCGGGGCCGCCGCCACCGCGCTGCTGATCGCGCCCGCCGCCTTCCACCGGCTCGTCTACCAGCGGCGGCTCAAGCGCCAGCTCGTGGAGGCCTCCAGCCGGTTCGCCTTGTGCGGGCTCACCTTGCTGATGCTGTCCATCGGCTCGGCCCTGCTGCTCATCCTCAGCGTCACCCTCGGGCCCGCGCCCGCCGCGTGGTTCACCGCCGGGGCGCTGGGCTGGTTCTCGCTGTGGTGGTTCGTCGTGCCGATGTGGAGCCGGGTCCGCAACTCCGGGACCCGCTAG
- a CDS encoding TrmH family RNA methyltransferase, with the protein MHDAISAQWERLRSRPDVVVLEGFHAIKHALRFGGAVDAVVTTDTAALRKLAQELAPDVEDAITAHAQTVSAAEIAQLLGRVHQTEVAALARRPAWPESARSADRASPAVLLENPRNLGNIGAVIRVAAGLGLSSVYSTGTVDPWHPTVIRGSAGLHYALPVRRLAGIHEAEGPIYSLDPAGIDLREAVIPQDALLAFGSERSGISPELRRHSDVLLSIPMRAEVSSYNLTTSVAMAAYHWVLSSRHQL; encoded by the coding sequence GTGCATGATGCCATCTCGGCGCAGTGGGAACGCCTGCGCAGCCGGCCGGACGTCGTCGTCTTGGAGGGCTTCCACGCCATCAAACACGCCCTCCGGTTCGGTGGCGCCGTCGATGCCGTCGTGACCACCGATACAGCCGCGCTCAGGAAGCTGGCCCAAGAGCTCGCGCCGGACGTCGAGGACGCCATCACCGCACACGCGCAAACCGTGAGCGCGGCCGAAATCGCGCAGCTTCTCGGGCGCGTTCACCAAACCGAAGTGGCCGCTCTTGCCCGCAGGCCTGCCTGGCCGGAATCGGCTCGGTCCGCGGACCGGGCCAGCCCGGCGGTTCTTTTGGAAAACCCCCGGAATCTCGGCAACATCGGGGCGGTGATCCGCGTCGCCGCCGGGCTCGGATTGTCCTCGGTGTACTCGACCGGCACGGTCGATCCCTGGCACCCGACGGTGATCCGCGGAAGTGCCGGCCTGCACTATGCATTACCCGTTCGCCGGCTGGCCGGCATCCACGAGGCCGAGGGGCCGATCTATTCTCTCGACCCAGCGGGGATCGATCTCCGCGAAGCGGTCATTCCGCAGGATGCCTTGCTGGCCTTCGGATCCGAACGCAGTGGCATTTCCCCCGAACTCCGCCGCCACTCCGACGTATTGCTCTCGATTCCCATGCGTGCGGAGGTATCGAGCTACAACTTGACGACTTCGGTCGCCATGGCGGCGTACCACTGGGTACTCAGCTCCCGCCATCAGCTCTGA